The genomic interval CGCGGCCGCGCTGTCCGGTGCCGCGGGCGATCTCGCCGGGCGCGACGCCGTGTTCTCGGCGTCGGGCACCGTCATCACGTTCCGCGGGTTCCTCGCCGCGTACGAGGAGGGCTCGGACACCGAGGACGCGCCCGAGGCCGCGACCACGGGCAAGGACGCCCGCCTGCCGCGCATGGCCGAGGGTGACGCGCTCGACGCGCGCGACCTGAGCGCCGACGGGCACTCCACCACCCCGCCCGCGCGCTTCACCGAGGCGTCGCTCGTCAAGGCGCTCGAAGAGCTCGGCATCGGCCGCCCGTCGACGTACGCCGCCACGATCTCGACCATCCAGGACCGCGGGTATGTGCGCACGGCCGGGCAGGCGCTGATCCCGACCTGGCTGGCCTTCGCCGTGACCCGGCTCCTGGAGGATCACTTCGGCTCGCTGGTCGACTACCGCTTCACCGCGGCGATGGAGGCCGACCTCGACGAGATCGCGGCGGGCGAGCGCGAGCGCGTCGCCTGGCTCACCGAGTTCTACTTCGGCGGGTCGGCGGACGCTCCCGCCGCCGGCTCGGGGACCGCGGGCGGGCTCAAGAACCTCGTGGAGAATCTCGGCGAGATCGACCCGGTGGCCATCAACTCCGTGGAGATCGGGGACGGGCTGCGCGTGCGCGTGGGCCGCTACGGGCCGTACCTGGAGGACCTGTCGGCACCGGTCGCCGAGGGGGAGAACCCGCCTCGCGCCTCGGTGCCCGACGACCTCGCGCCCGACGAGCTGACGGTCGAGAAGGCGCGTGAGCTGCTCGCCGCGGGCGGGGACGACGGGCGTTCGCTCGGCGCGGACCCGGCCACGGGCCACGAGATCATCGCCAAGGCCGGACGCTACGGCCCGTACGTCACCGAGGTGCTGCCCGAGCCCGTGCTCGCCGAGGGCCTGTCGGCCGCCGCGCGCAAGAAGGCGCTGGCCGCGCAGCCCAAGCCCCGCACGGCGTCGCTGTTCAAGGACATGGACCTGGCGACCGTCACGCTCGACGACGCCCTCAAGCTCCTGTCGCTGCCGCGCGTCGTGGGCGTCGACCCCGAGTCGGGCACCGAGATCACCGCGCAGAACGGCCGCTACGGGCCCTACCTCAAGAAGGGCACCGACTCGCGCACGCTCGCGTCCGAGGCGATGCTCCTGACGGTCACGCTCGACGAGGCGCTGAAGATCTACGCCGAGCCGAAGCGCGGGCGTGGGGCTCGCGGGGCCGCTCAGCCGCCGCTGCGTGAGCTCGGCGACGACCCGACGAGCGGCAAGCCCATCGTGGTCAAGGACGGTCGCTTCGGCCCGTACGTCACCGACGGGGAGACCAACCGGACCCTGCCGCGCGACGTCACGCCCGAGTCGATCACCCCCGAGCGTGCGATCGAGCTGCTCGCCGAGAAGCGCGCCGCGGGCCCGGCGAAGCGGCGCACGACGGCGCGCAAGCCGGCGGCTCCGCGCAAGAAGGCTGCGGCGAAGTAGGGCTCCGGCGGGCTCAGTCCACCGTCACGGCCTCCAGCACGGGCAGCCGTGCCGCGCGGACGGCCGGCCCGATGCTCGCCACGAGCCCGATGACGACGGCCACGCCCAGGACGGCGAGCACCTGCCCCCAGGGGACGGCCAGGCGGCTGAGCCCCTCGTCGGCGAGCACCCCCGGCAGCGCGGCGCTCACCGCGATGCCCGTGGCCACGCCCAGCACCGTGCCGTACACCGCGATGAGCACCGACTCCAGGGCGATGACCGCGGCGAGCTGCAACCGCCCCAGCCCCACGGCGCGCAGCAGGCCGATCTCGCGCGTGCGCTCGATGACGCTGAGCGCGAGCGTGTTCACGATGCCCAGCAGCGCGATGACGATCGACAGGGCGAGCAGCGCGTACAGGATCGCGATGGCCTGGTCGACCTGGTCGGCGACGGCCGAGGCCGTCTCGTCGCGGTCGCGCACCGTCAGGACGAGGAACGGTGCGACGGCCTCGCGCAGGTCGGCGCGCACGGCGCCGACGTCGGTGCCGTCGGCGGGCGTGACGTAGACCGCCCGGACGCGTGCCTGCCCGGCGGGGACGACGTCGTCGAACACGTCGTCGCGCAGCACGATGCCCGTGCCGACGACCTGGCTGTCGAAGACGGCGCCGACCCGGACGGTCACACGGTGCGCGCCGAGACCCAGCCGCAGCTCGTCGCCGACCTGCACGCCCAGGGTGCGCGCGGTGCGGCGCACCACCGCGGCCTCCCCGTCGGCGAGCGCGGTCGAGGGGTCGCCCTGGAGGGCGTCGACGCGCAGCGCCGAGGCGAAGAACCCTCCGGCGACGCCCGCGACCTCGACCGACCGGGCCTCACCGTCACCCGCCGCGGCGCCCGTGGTCGCGAGCCGGACGACGTCGGTCGCGCCGACGCCCGGCACCGCGCGCACGGCGGGAACCGCGTCGGCGGGCAGCTGCATCGTGGCCGAGTCGACCAGGAGGGGAGCCCTCAGCTCGGTGTGGACGACGGTGCTCACCGACGCCTCGGTCGACGCGGCGATGACCCCCGTGCACGCGACCAGCGCCATGCCGATGAGCAGCGCGCCCGCCGTCGCCGCGGTGCGGCGCGGGTTGCGTGTGACGTTGCCGCGGGCCAGGCCGCCAAAAGGGCGCAGCAGCCAGGCCGCGGGGGCGCCGAGCACACGCAGCACGCCCCGGGCCACCGCGGGCGAGCCGACGAGCACGCCGAGCAGCAGCAGTCCCGCGCCGACGCCCAGCACCCAGCGCGGCGGCAGGGCGTCGACCCACCCCCAGCCGGTCACGCGGGCGTCGAGCGCGGAGCCGAGCCGCGAGGCGAGCACCAGCGCCCCGCTGCCGGCGATCGCCAGCACCGCCCCGGCCAGCGCGCGGGCACCCGTGCCGCGCTCGGGGCGACGTCGTCGCGCATCGCCTGCACGGGCGGCACGAGCGCGGCGCGGCGTGCGGGCAGCGCCGCGGCGACCAGGCACAGCACGGTGCCGAGCGTGACCGCCACCGCGACCTCGCCCGCCGACAGCGGCACGTCGCTGCCCAGCTGCATGCCGAACCGGGCCAGCACCGCGCGGATGCCGTGCACCAGCCCCACGCCGCCACCCACCCCGAGGGCAGCCCCCACGAGCCCCACCGCGAACGCCTGCACGAGCACCGAGGCGAAGACCTGCGCGGGGGATGCGCCGACGGCGCGCAGCAGCGCGTTCTCGCGCTGGCGTTCGCGCACCGCCATCGCGAACGCGTTGGTGATGATGAACGCGCCCACCACCAGGGCGATCGCGGCGAAGATGAGCAGGAACGTCTGCAGGAACCCGAGCACCTCCTGGATCGAGGCGCGTGACTCGGCGCGGACCGTCTCTCCGGTGACGGCCTGCGCGCCGGAGCCCGCGGGCAGCGCGGCGGCGACGCGGGCGGCGAGCGTCGCCTCGTCGACGCCCGGATCGGCGTACACGGACAGCTGCGGCACCTGCCCGTCCGGGGCGAAGACCGCGCGGGCCGTGGCGGCGTCGACGCCCACGAGCACGGCGCCGGCCGCCGAGGCGTCGATCGCGAACGTGCCCGAGACGGTGACCTGCCGCGGCGAGTCCCCGATCACCACCGTGGTCGCGTCCCCCGTGCGCAGGCCCGAGGCGCGCACGGCACCGGTCTCGAGCACGATCTGACCCTCGCCCGGCCACTCGCCCGTCGTGAGGTGGGCGGTCGGGTACTCGGGGTCGATCGCGAACGCCAGCGACGGCGGGCCCGAGGTCACGACCGCGGTGCCGTCGGCGCCGACGAGCACGACGGGGCCCGAGTAGTCCGGGACGACGCGCTGGACGCCGTCGACGGCCGCGACGTCGTCGGCGAGCGCGGCGGCGACCGGGCTGCGTTGCGCACCGAATCCCACGGGCGACGTGGGGGCGGCTCCCGGGTTCGCGAGGTCGGTCGCGACGGCCTCGGCCCCGCGGACGTAGACCGCGGCGTTGACCGACGTCGTGATGATCGCGTCGAACGTCGCGGCGAGCATGCCGCGGAACGCGAACGTGCCGACGACGAACGCGACGCCGAGCGTGACCGCGAGCACCGACAGGCTGAACCGGACCAGGTGCTCGCGGACGCCGCGCAGGGCGACCCGGATCACGGGGTCGCGGTCTCCGCCCCGGCCGGGGCGTCCGTGGCGGGGCGCGGAGGCTCGTCGGCGGGGATCGCCGCGTGCATGCCCGTGGGCGGACGCGCGGGCTCGTCGGCGGGGACCAGCGCGTGCATGCCTGTGGGTGGACGTGCGGGCTCGTCGTCGTCCTCGGCTCCGACGGCGGCGAGGATCTGCTCGCGGCTGGGGGCGTCGAGGTCGGCGGTGATGCGGCCGTCGCCGAGCATGAGCACGCGGTGCGCGTAGGACGCGGCACGCGGGTCGTGCGTGACCATGACGACGGTCTGGCCCAGGTCGTCGACGCTGCGGCGCAGGAACGTCAGCACCTCGCGCGAGGACCGTGAGTCGAGGTTGCCCGTCGGTTCGTCCGCGAACACCACGGACGGGCGCCCCACCAGGGCTCGCGCGCACGCGACACGCTGCTGCTCACCGCCCGACAGCGCGTTGGGGCGGTGGTGCAGCCGTGCGCGCATGCCGACGGCGTCGACCACCTCGTCGAACCAGGCCGGGTCGATGGGCGCGCGTGCGATGTCGAGCGGCAGCGTGATGTTCTCCGCCGCGGTGAGCGTCGGCACGAGGTTGTACGCCTGGAACACGAACCCGATGCGGGTGCGCCGCAGCCGGGTGAGCTTGCGCTGGCTGAGCGACGACACCTCGACGCCGTCGACGACGACGGTGCCGCTCGTGGGCGTGTCGAGCCCGGCCATGCAGTGCATGAGCGTCGACTTGCCCGACCCGGACGGCCCCATGATCGCGGTCAGCCGCCCGCGCGCGAAGTCGACGGACACGCCGTCGAGCGCCCGCACCTGCGTGTCGCCGGACCCGTAGGTCCGCACGAGGTCGCGCGCCGAGGCCTGCGCGGGCGGCTGCTCGGGGCGGGGGGTGTCGGGCGCGGTGTGCCGTCCGCGAGGCAGGTCCATGCCCCCATGCTGGCCCGCCCGGCCCGGTGCGCGCATGTGCGCGCGCCGGGGCGAGCGTCGCGGGGGTGTTGCACAGTGCCCGTGACCGACCATGAAGAGGGATGAGAACCAGGACCGGCCCGTGAGCCCCGCCGCGAACCGTCCCGACTTCGGCGAGGTGTTCCGCTCCACCTACCCGGGCGTGCTCGCGTACCTGCGGCGACGCGCCGCCGCTGTGCGGGCCCGGGTCGGTGCCGTTCGAGAGCTGCTGAGCGACGCCCGGCGACGACCGCCCCGGCCCCGGATCGACGCCCGGGACCGGGGCGGTCGCCGTCGTCGCTGATCGCCGGCCCCGGGAGCGAAGGTCAGGTTCCGAGGCGCCCGACGGCCGTCGTCGCATCGACCACGGCGGCGACCAGCGTGCCGGCGTCGAAGGGCGCCTCGACCGTGAACCGCACGGCCGTCTGCGCGACCTCGGGTGGCACGCCCAGCGCGAGCAGCACGTGCGACGGCTCGTCGCGCCCGGCCGCGCACGCCGACCCGCTCGACGTCACCACCCCGGCACGTTCGAGCTCCAGCAGCACCGCCTCGCCGCTCGTGCCGGGGAAGCAGAAGCTCGCGTGGCCCGGCAGGCGGGTCGCCGCCCCCATGGTTCGGTGCGCCGCCCGCGGGTCCGGCCCGGTCAGGACGGCGCCGGGCACACGCGCGAGCACCCCCGCGACGAGTGTGTCGCGTGACGCCGCCACGTCGGCCGCCCGCCCCCGCAACGCGGGCAGCGCGCGTACGGCCGCCGCGAGCCCGACGGCGAACGCGACGTTCTCGGTGCCGGACCGGCGCCCGCGCTCCTGCCCGCCGCCGTGGACGAGCGGTTCGAGCGGCAGCCCGGCGCGCACCAGCAGCGCGCCGACGCCCTTCGGGGCGCCGAGCTTGTGACCCGAGACGGACAGTGCGTCGACCCCGAGCCCGGCCAGCGAGACGTCGAGCCAGCCCGCGGACTGCACGGCGTCGGTGTGGAAGAGCGCGCCGGCCTCGTGTGCGGTGGCCGCGAGGGCGCGCACGTCCTGGACCGTGCCGACCTCGTTGTTGCCGTGGTGGATCGTCACGAGGGTCGTGTCGGGGCGCAGGGCGGCGCGCAGCGCGTCGGGGGTGACGGTGCCGTCGGGGGCCGGGGCCAGCACGGTCGCCGCGAACCCGTGGCACCGTTCCAGGTACGCGACGGACTCCAGCACCGCCTCGTGCTCGATCGCCGACGTGACGACGTGCCGACCCCGCGGCGCGGCGAGCGCGAGCCCCTTGACCGCGAGGTTGTCGGCCTCCGTGCCGCCCGACGTGAAGATCACCTCGCCGGGCCGCGCGCCGAACGCCGCCGCGACGTCCGCCCGGGCGGACGTGAGCGCCGTCGCGGCCCGGTGCCCGAGGTCGTGCGTCGACGACGGGTTGCCGAACTCGCCGGTCAGGTAGGGCCAGAGCGCTTCGAGCACCTCGCGTCGTACGGGCGTGGTGGCGGCCGCGTCGGCGTAGAGCATGGTCAGCCGGCGGCGGCCGCGACGCGCAGCGCCGCCGTCACGTCCATGTCGAGGCCCAGGTCGAGCGACCGCACCCCGTGGGTCAGGGCGCCGACCGAGATGACGTCGACCCCGGTCTCGGCCACCCCGCGGATCGTGTCGAGCGTGATGCCGCCCGACGCCTCGACGATCGCCCGGCCCGCGACGATCCCGATGCCGGTGCGCAGGTCGTCGTTCGAGAAGTTGTCGAGCATGATCGTGGTGACCCCGGCCGCCACGACCTCCTCGACCTGGTCGAGGCGGTCGACCTCGACCTCGATGGTGGTGGCGTGCGGCAGCGCAGCGCGTGCGGCGCGGATCGCGTCGCCCACCGAGACGCCCTGCGCGGCGAGCACCGCGAGGTGGTTGTCCTTGGCGAGCACCGCGTCCGAGAGCGAGAAGCGGTGGTTGTGCCCGCCGCCGTCGCGCACCGCTGCCCGCTCCAGGACGCGCAGCCCCGGCGTCGTCTTGCGGGTGTCGACGACGCGGGCGCCCGTCCCGGCGACGGCCTCGACGTAGCGGGCGGTCGCCGTCGCGATGCCGGACAGGCGCTGGACGAGGTTGAGGCCGATGCGCTCGGCACGCAGCACCGCACGGGCGTCACCCTCGACGACGGCGAGCACGTCGCCCGCCGCGAAGCGCTCTCCGTCGGCGGCTCGCTGCTCGACGACGGCGTCCGGGTCGAGCAGCGTGAACGCTCGGGCGAACACGTCCAGCCCGGACAGGACGCCCGGCTCGCGGGCCACGAGCGCGGCCCGCGCGCGGGCGCCGGAGGGCAGGAACACCTCGCTCGTCAGGTCGCCCCACGGGGCGTCCTCGGCGAGCGCGCGCACCAGGATGTCGTCGACCGCGGCGGCGGGGGTCAGGCTCATGCGAGGACTCCGGTCGCGGGGGCGGTGGCGGGCACCAGGGCGGCTGTGGGCAGACGCCAGGCGCGGGAGGCGGCCTGGGCGTCGTCGGGCGCGGGGAAGTCGGAGCGGGCGTGCCCGCCGCGCGACTCGGTGCGTGCGAGCGCGGCCGTGACGAGGGCGCGGCCCAGCTCGAACAGGTTGCGGTCCTCCAGTGCGCCGAACGCGTCGGCGCGCGGCGGGCGCACGGCCCCGTCGATCACGTCGGCGGCGTGCCGCAGCCCGTCGGCGCCGCGCACCAGGCCGGCGTGCTCCCACAGGAGCGACTGGAGCCCGGCGCGGTCGAGCACGGCCGGGGCGGCGGCGTGCGGCGCGCCCCGGTGCGGCGGCAGCACCCGGTGCGCGATGCGGCCGGGCCGCCCGGGGTCGGCGGCAGGGCGTGCGGCCGGGTGCACGGTCGCGGTGTGGCCCGGTGTGGGCAGCACGTGCGCCCCGACCGCCGTCGTCGGCCACGCCTCGTCCTCGATCGCCGCCGCGGCCCGCCACCCGAACACGAGCGCTTCGAGCAGCGAGTTCGACGCGAGCCGGTTGGCCCCGTGGACGCCCGTGCACGCGGCCTCGCCGACCGCGAAGAGACCGGGCAGCGACGTGCGCCCCGACAGGTCGGTGCGGATGCCGCCCATCCAGTAGTGCGCGGCGGGGGTCACGGGCACCGGCTCGGTGCCCCAGTCGAACCCGTGCGCCTGGAGGGTCGCGGTGATGCCGGGGAACCGCTGCGCGAGCCGCTCGCCGCCCAGCGCGGTGGCGTCGAGCAGCACGGGCGTGCCGCCCTGGGCGGCCATGGCCGCGGCGATCCCGCGGGCGACGACGTCGCGCGGGGCGAGCTCGGCGTCGGGGTGGACGTCGAGCATGAAGCGGCGGCCGGTGGCGTCGCGCAGCACCGCCCCCTCGCCGCGCACGGCCTCGGAGATGAGCGGTGTTCCCGGCACGGCGAGCGCCGTGGGGTGGAACTGGTAGAACTCCAGGTCGGCGACGGCGGCCCCGGCGCGCAGGGCGGCGGCGACGCCGTCACCCGTGGTGACCTCGGGGTTGGTGGTGTGCCGGAAGAGCTGCCCGGCGCCGCCGGTCGCGAGCACGACGGCGTCGGCGCGCAGGATCGAGGAGGACCCGTCGGCGTGCACGACGTCGACGCCGACGACGCGGCGCCCGGCCCCGGCGTGCGGGGCGGCCGCGTCGCACGGCGCGGGCTCGACGACCAGGTCGCGCAGCATCGTGCGCTCGTGCACCTCGAGCGGCACCGTGCGGACGGCGTCGATGAGGGCGATCTCGATCGACAGGCCGGTGGCGTCGCCGTGCGAGTGCAGCACGCGCGCCGCCGAGTGTGCGGCCTCGCGTCCGCGGGCGAGGTCGCTGCCGGGCCCGGCGACACGGTCGAGGTCGAGGCCGAGGGCGAGCAGGTCGCGCACGCGTTCGGGCCCCTCGGCGCACAGCAGCCGCACCGCGTC from Xylanimonas allomyrinae carries:
- a CDS encoding FtsX-like permease family protein, producing the protein MLAIAGSGALVLASRLGSALDARVTGWGWVDALPPRWVLGVGAGLLLLGVLVGSPAVARGVLRVLGAPAAWLLRPFGGLARGNVTRNPRRTAATAGALLIGMALVACTGVIAASTEASVSTVVHTELRAPLLVDSATMQLPADAVPAVRAVPGVGATDVVRLATTGAAAGDGEARSVEVAGVAGGFFASALRVDALQGDPSTALADGEAAVVRRTARTLGVQVGDELRLGLGAHRVTVRVGAVFDSQVVGTGIVLRDDVFDDVVPAGQARVRAVYVTPADGTDVGAVRADLREAVAPFLVLTVRDRDETASAVADQVDQAIAILYALLALSIVIALLGIVNTLALSVIERTREIGLLRAVGLGRLQLAAVIALESVLIAVYGTVLGVATGIAVSAALPGVLADEGLSRLAVPWGQVLAVLGVAVVIGLVASIGPAVRAARLPVLEAVTVD
- the nadC gene encoding carboxylating nicotinate-nucleotide diphosphorylase, producing the protein MSLTPAAAVDDILVRALAEDAPWGDLTSEVFLPSGARARAALVAREPGVLSGLDVFARAFTLLDPDAVVEQRAADGERFAAGDVLAVVEGDARAVLRAERIGLNLVQRLSGIATATARYVEAVAGTGARVVDTRKTTPGLRVLERAAVRDGGGHNHRFSLSDAVLAKDNHLAVLAAQGVSVGDAIRAARAALPHATTIEVEVDRLDQVEEVVAAGVTTIMLDNFSNDDLRTGIGIVAGRAIVEASGGITLDTIRGVAETGVDVISVGALTHGVRSLDLGLDMDVTAALRVAAAAG
- a CDS encoding cysteine desulfurase family protein: MLYADAAATTPVRREVLEALWPYLTGEFGNPSSTHDLGHRAATALTSARADVAAAFGARPGEVIFTSGGTEADNLAVKGLALAAPRGRHVVTSAIEHEAVLESVAYLERCHGFAATVLAPAPDGTVTPDALRAALRPDTTLVTIHHGNNEVGTVQDVRALAATAHEAGALFHTDAVQSAGWLDVSLAGLGVDALSVSGHKLGAPKGVGALLVRAGLPLEPLVHGGGQERGRRSGTENVAFAVGLAAAVRALPALRGRAADVAASRDTLVAGVLARVPGAVLTGPDPRAAHRTMGAATRLPGHASFCFPGTSGEAVLLELERAGVVTSSGSACAAGRDEPSHVLLALGVPPEVAQTAVRFTVEAPFDAGTLVAAVVDATTAVGRLGT
- a CDS encoding ABC transporter ATP-binding protein, yielding MDLPRGRHTAPDTPRPEQPPAQASARDLVRTYGSGDTQVRALDGVSVDFARGRLTAIMGPSGSGKSTLMHCMAGLDTPTSGTVVVDGVEVSSLSQRKLTRLRRTRIGFVFQAYNLVPTLTAAENITLPLDIARAPIDPAWFDEVVDAVGMRARLHHRPNALSGGEQQRVACARALVGRPSVVFADEPTGNLDSRSSREVLTFLRRSVDDLGQTVVMVTHDPRAASYAHRVLMLGDGRITADLDAPSREQILAAVGAEDDDEPARPPTGMHALVPADEPARPPTGMHAAIPADEPPRPATDAPAGAETATP
- the nadB gene encoding L-aspartate oxidase → MRVVVVGSGAAGLLTAFRAATRGHDVALVTKADLPESNTRYAQGGVAAVMAEGGPDGDTIDAHVADTLVAGAGLCDADAVRLLCAEGPERVRDLLALGLDLDRVAGPGSDLARGREAAHSAARVLHSHGDATGLSIEIALIDAVRTVPLEVHERTMLRDLVVEPAPCDAAAPHAGAGRRVVGVDVVHADGSSSILRADAVVLATGGAGQLFRHTTNPEVTTGDGVAAALRAGAAVADLEFYQFHPTALAVPGTPLISEAVRGEGAVLRDATGRRFMLDVHPDAELAPRDVVARGIAAAMAAQGGTPVLLDATALGGERLAQRFPGITATLQAHGFDWGTEPVPVTPAAHYWMGGIRTDLSGRTSLPGLFAVGEAACTGVHGANRLASNSLLEALVFGWRAAAAIEDEAWPTTAVGAHVLPTPGHTATVHPAARPAADPGRPGRIAHRVLPPHRGAPHAAAPAVLDRAGLQSLLWEHAGLVRGADGLRHAADVIDGAVRPPRADAFGALEDRNLFELGRALVTAALARTESRGGHARSDFPAPDDAQAASRAWRLPTAALVPATAPATGVLA
- a CDS encoding FtsX-like permease family protein; translated protein: MIRVALRGVREHLVRFSLSVLAVTLGVAFVVGTFAFRGMLAATFDAIITTSVNAAVYVRGAEAVATDLANPGAAPTSPVGFGAQRSPVAAALADDVAAVDGVQRVVPDYSGPVVLVGADGTAVVTSGPPSLAFAIDPEYPTAHLTTGEWPGEGQIVLETGAVRASGLRTGDATTVVIGDSPRQVTVSGTFAIDASAAGAVLVGVDAATARAVFAPDGQVPQLSVYADPGVDEATLAARVAAALPAGSGAQAVTGETVRAESRASIQEVLGFLQTFLLIFAAIALVVGAFIITNAFAMAVRERQRENALLRAVGASPAQVFASVLVQAFAVGLVGAALGVGGGVGLVHGIRAVLARFGMQLGSDVPLSAGEVAVAVTLGTVLCLVAAALPARRAALVPPVQAMRDDVAPSAARVPARWPGRCWRSPAAGRWCSPRGSAPRSTPA
- the topA gene encoding type I DNA topoisomerase: MPRKLVIVESPTKARKIAGYLGKDYEVEASVGHIRDLPQPSELPAEMKKGPFGKFAVDVTNGFEPYYEVYADKKAKVRELKKALKEADELFLATDEDREGEAIAWHLIQELKPKVPVRRMVFHEITREAILRALESTRELDTDLVDAQETRRILDRLYGYEVSPVLWRKVRQGLSAGRVQSVATRLVVERERERMAFVAASYWDVTGSFAPTSGEDAGTLFTARLTGVAGERVASGRDFDDKGRLKVRTGVVHLDEATANAVVAGLDGAGFSVRSLETKPYTRKPAAPFTTSTLQQEASRKLRMNARATMRTAQSLYENGYITYMRTDSPALSSEAIDAARRQAAELYGTEYVPGAPRLYQSKSAGAQEAHEAIRPAGDSFRTPAQVAGELTGDQFRLYELIWKRTVASQMADAKGSTASVRLAAALSGAAGDLAGRDAVFSASGTVITFRGFLAAYEEGSDTEDAPEAATTGKDARLPRMAEGDALDARDLSADGHSTTPPARFTEASLVKALEELGIGRPSTYAATISTIQDRGYVRTAGQALIPTWLAFAVTRLLEDHFGSLVDYRFTAAMEADLDEIAAGERERVAWLTEFYFGGSADAPAAGSGTAGGLKNLVENLGEIDPVAINSVEIGDGLRVRVGRYGPYLEDLSAPVAEGENPPRASVPDDLAPDELTVEKARELLAAGGDDGRSLGADPATGHEIIAKAGRYGPYVTEVLPEPVLAEGLSAAARKKALAAQPKPRTASLFKDMDLATVTLDDALKLLSLPRVVGVDPESGTEITAQNGRYGPYLKKGTDSRTLASEAMLLTVTLDEALKIYAEPKRGRGARGAAQPPLRELGDDPTSGKPIVVKDGRFGPYVTDGETNRTLPRDVTPESITPERAIELLAEKRAAGPAKRRTTARKPAAPRKKAAAK